From one Culex quinquefasciatus strain JHB chromosome 3, VPISU_Cqui_1.0_pri_paternal, whole genome shotgun sequence genomic stretch:
- the LOC119769406 gene encoding 40S ribosomal protein S14-like isoform X2 has product MASCKNKTRKEEFSLYASFNDTFVHVTDLSGKETSSRVTGNMNAKADRDEASPYAALLAAQDVADKCKSLGITLRATGGNRTKTPGPGAKSTHRALSCSSKNFVI; this is encoded by the coding sequence ATGGCTTCCTGCAAAAACAAAACTAGAAAGGAGGAGTTTTCGCTCTACGCCAGCTTCAACGACACTTTCGTCCACGTCACGGATCTTTCGGGCAAAGAAACATCCTCGCGCGTCACCGGCAACATGAACGCCAAGGCCGATCGTGACGAGGCCTCGCCCTACGCCGCTTTGTTGGCTGCTCAGGACGTCGCCGATAAGTGCAAGTCGCTCGGAATCACGCTGCGTGCCACCGGCGGAAACCGCACCAAGACCCCGGGACCGGGTGCTAAGTCGACGCACCGTGCTCTGTCCTGTTCGTCAAAGAATTTTGTGATTTAG
- the LOC6039493 gene encoding cytochrome P450 4d2 encodes MIYLALGVGLLTIFAVRYLLEQRRLLRIAGHFSGPKAYPFVGSMLEFAGRDIPGIFQRMVEMHDEYGRDFAVWGTGSELMFVFSSARSVEKVLMAKATQKSDLYTMIEPWLGRGLLISSGEKWFHRRKIITPTFHFKILEGFAEVFNRETGVLVEKLRKHDGKEEFDVYDYVTLLALDSICETSMGVHVNAQQNPNNQYVCDVKRMSELILLRIFSVFSSLKTFYWYLMPKAWEQRRLIKRLHQFTDSVIQKRRKQLQQDKQLGSVEFDLNEADMYSRRKQTFLDLLLNVTVDGKPLSDEDIREEVDTFMFEGHDTTTSGIAFTILQLAKHQHLQQKVYDEIVAILGQGGSKTTPLTYNNLNDFKYLDMVIKESLRLLPPVSFIGRRLLEDTEINGVTIPAGLDVTVPIYIVHRNPDVYPDPERFDPERFAEGSEQQQRRGPYDYIPFSVGSRNCIGQRYAIMELKITIIKLLANYRILPGDKLRDVRFKTDLVLRPAEGIPIKIVTRQ; translated from the coding sequence ATGATCTACCTGGCACTTGGCGTCGGTCTTCTGACCATCTTCGCTGTCCGATACTTGCTGGAACAGCGCCGGCTGCTCCGGATTGCGGGTCACTTTTCCGGCCCCAAGGCGTACCCGTTCGTGGGCAGCATGCTAGAGTTTGCCGGCCGCGACATTCCTGGGATCTTCCAGCGGATGGTCGAGATGCACGACGAGTACGGGCGGGACTTTGCCGTGTGGGGCACCGGAAGTGAGCTGATGTTTGTGTTCAGCTCGGCTCGGAGCGTGGAGAAGGTGCTGATGGCGAAGGCAACGCAGAAGTCGGATCTGTACACGATGATTGAGCCTTGGTTGGGGAGGGGTTTGTTGATATCTTCCGGGGAGAAGTGGTTCCACAGGAGGAAGATTATTACGCCGACgtttcattttaagattttggaGGGATTCGCAGAGGTGTTTAACCGCGAGACGGGTGTTTTGGTAGAGAAGCTGAGGAAGCATGATGGGAAGGAGGAGTTTGATGTGTACGATTATGTTACGTTGCTGGCTTTGGATAGTATATGTGAGACATCGATGGGAGTTCATGTCAACGCCCAGCAGAATCCAAACAACCAGTACGTTTGTGATGTTAAACGAATGAGTGAGCTGATACTGTTGCGAATATTTAGCGTGTTCAGCTCTTTGAAAACGTTCTACTGGTATCTGATGCCGAAAGCTTGGGAGCAGCGCAGGCTGATAAAGAGATTGCATCAGTTTACTGATTCGGTCATTCAGAAGCGACGCAAACAGCTACAGCAAGATAAACAGCTTGGTtcggtggagtttgacctcaaCGAAGCGGACATGTACTCGAGAAGAAAGCAAACCTTCCTGGATCTGTTGCTGAACGTGACTGTCGATGGGAAGCCCCTGTCCGATGAGGACATCCGCGAGGAGGTCGATACGTTCATGTTTGAAGGTCACGACACAACCACCTCGGGTATTGCCTTCACAATCCTGCAACTCGCCAAGCACCAGCATCTCCAGCAGAAGGTCTACGACGAAATAGTAGCAATTCTCGGTCAAGGAGGTTCCAAAACAACCCCACTAACCTACAACAACCTGAACGACTTCAAATATCTAGACATGGTAATCAAAGAATCCCTGCGACTTCTACCCCCGGTATCCTTCATCGGACGTCGTCTGCTTGAAGATACCGAAATCAATGGAGTGACCATCCCCGCCGGCCTGGACGTAACGGTGCCCATCTACATCGTGCACCGAAACCCGGACGTGTATCCCGATCCGGAGCGGTTCGATCCGGAACGATTTGCCGAAGGTTCAGAGCAGCAGCAACGTCGCGGACCATACGACTACATCCCGTTCAGCGTCGGTTCTCGAAACTGTATCGGACAACGGTACGCCATCATGGAGTTGAAGATAACCATCATCAAGTTGCTAGCTAACTATCGCATTTTACCAGGCGATAAATTACGCGATGTTCGATTCAAGACGGACTTGGTGCTAAGACCAGCAGAAGGAATCCCAATCAAGATTGTGACCAGACAGTGA
- the LOC119769406 gene encoding 40S ribosomal protein S14-like isoform X1 yields the protein MLYHILTFLKMFQNTNLTLVRAIKVWQYFVVCLCLLQVKSFGARFSVYKNLLIVARYNFLVTMASCKNKTRKEEFSLYASFNDTFVHVTDLSGKETSSRVTGNMNAKADRDEASPYAALLAAQDVADKCKSLGITLRATGGNRTKTPGPGAKSTHRALSCSSKNFVI from the exons ATGTTATAtcacattttgacatttcttaaaatgtttcaaaacactaaCTTAACACTAGTGAGGGCAATAAAAGTTTGGCAGTATTTCGTGGTATGTTTATGTTTGCTGCAGGTAAAATCGTTCGGCGCACGGTTCAGCGTCTATAAAAAT CTCCTTATCGTCGCAAGATACAATTTTCTAGTTACGATGGCTTCCTGCAAAAACAAAACTAGAAAGGAGGAGTTTTCGCTCTACGCCAGCTTCAACGACACTTTCGTCCACGTCACGGATCTTTCGGGCAAAGAAACATCCTCGCGCGTCACCGGCAACATGAACGCCAAGGCCGATCGTGACGAGGCCTCGCCCTACGCCGCTTTGTTGGCTGCTCAGGACGTCGCCGATAAGTGCAAGTCGCTCGGAATCACGCTGCGTGCCACCGGCGGAAACCGCACCAAGACCCCGGGACCGGGTGCTAAGTCGACGCACCGTGCTCTGTCCTGTTCGTCAAAGAATTTTGTGATTTAG